The following proteins come from a genomic window of Nautilia profundicola AmH:
- the purL gene encoding phosphoribosylformylglycinamidine synthase subunit PurL, giving the protein MAYEIDKNQLNEVLEKHKLSWEDYEHIKKILGREPNFVELGVFSAMWSEHCSYKSSKVYLKGFPTEAPWVIQGPGENAGVIDIGGNMAAVFKMESHNHPSFIEPYQGAATGVGGILRDIFTMGARPVANLNAIRFAHIKGDDETAKLHRHLLHGVVAGIAGYGNCIGVPTIGGETAFEECYKGNILVNAFSLGICPQDEIFYAKAEGIGNPVIYVGSKTGRDGLGGAVMSSDSFKEGDEDQRPTVQVGDPFTEKLLMEACLELFKTDYIVGIQDMGAAGLTSSSFEMAGKSGSGLVMHLDKVPMREEGMNPYELMLSESQERMLICAKKGYEDKVIEIFKKYDLDAEVIGEVTDTGRVELFWYGEKVADIPVDPITEEAPELVRPVKEPEYLKEIKNVQIPEVDPQVAFEKLMAESEVVDKAWIYEQYDSMVQTNTVDTKRADGSVIRVKENGRFLGMACDCNARFNYIDPKLGAAAAVMEAGRNVAVKKIKPLAITDCLNYGNPLNPEIMWQFKMGCEGIKEACRELNTPVVSGNVSLYNENEGEGVYPTPEIAMVGASDDYRTTDLKNEGNSIYILGETKPEFGGSLYLKVFGGIVAGEHPEVDFEKELKLWDVLQSNLIESAKDISTGGAAIAAYKWACVSDKGLDLNINVSSPKDIFAESLSRAFVEVKPENEAEFEKLCNEKGIYFEKVGTVGGNKIKINEVEVPLDKAKDIYFNTFPKILKNEII; this is encoded by the coding sequence ATGGCATATGAAATTGATAAAAATCAATTAAACGAAGTACTTGAGAAACATAAATTATCTTGGGAAGATTATGAGCATATTAAAAAAATATTAGGAAGAGAACCTAATTTTGTTGAACTTGGTGTATTTAGTGCTATGTGGAGTGAACACTGTTCATACAAATCAAGTAAAGTGTATTTAAAAGGATTTCCTACAGAAGCTCCTTGGGTTATTCAGGGGCCTGGTGAAAATGCTGGGGTTATTGATATCGGCGGAAATATGGCGGCTGTATTTAAGATGGAATCTCACAACCACCCGTCATTTATCGAACCTTATCAGGGAGCGGCTACAGGTGTCGGAGGGATACTCAGAGACATATTTACAATGGGTGCAAGACCTGTTGCGAATCTTAACGCCATCAGATTCGCACACATTAAAGGCGACGATGAAACCGCTAAACTTCATAGACACCTTCTTCACGGGGTAGTTGCCGGAATTGCGGGATACGGAAACTGTATAGGTGTTCCTACAATCGGTGGGGAAACCGCTTTTGAAGAGTGCTATAAAGGTAATATTTTAGTTAATGCTTTTTCACTTGGAATCTGTCCTCAGGATGAGATTTTCTACGCAAAAGCGGAAGGTATCGGAAATCCTGTAATTTACGTAGGATCTAAAACGGGAAGAGACGGTCTCGGTGGAGCCGTGATGAGTAGTGACAGCTTTAAAGAAGGAGACGAAGATCAAAGACCTACAGTTCAGGTAGGGGATCCTTTTACTGAAAAACTTTTAATGGAAGCGTGTTTGGAACTGTTTAAAACAGATTATATCGTAGGTATTCAGGATATGGGTGCCGCTGGGCTTACATCTTCAAGTTTTGAAATGGCCGGAAAGAGCGGCAGTGGACTTGTAATGCACCTTGATAAAGTTCCTATGAGGGAAGAGGGAATGAACCCTTATGAGCTTATGCTAAGCGAAAGCCAAGAGAGAATGCTTATATGTGCCAAAAAAGGGTATGAAGATAAAGTAATCGAAATATTTAAAAAATACGACCTTGACGCCGAGGTAATCGGAGAGGTTACGGATACCGGAAGGGTTGAACTGTTTTGGTACGGTGAAAAAGTGGCGGATATTCCTGTAGATCCTATTACCGAAGAAGCACCTGAGCTTGTGAGACCTGTAAAAGAGCCTGAATACCTTAAAGAAATCAAAAACGTTCAAATTCCAGAAGTAGATCCGCAAGTTGCTTTTGAAAAACTGATGGCTGAGAGCGAAGTGGTTGACAAAGCGTGGATTTATGAGCAGTACGATTCAATGGTACAGACAAATACCGTAGATACAAAAAGAGCCGACGGAAGCGTTATAAGGGTTAAAGAAAACGGAAGATTTCTTGGTATGGCATGTGATTGTAACGCAAGATTTAATTATATCGATCCGAAGCTCGGAGCCGCAGCGGCGGTGATGGAAGCCGGAAGAAACGTAGCGGTTAAAAAAATAAAACCTTTAGCGATTACCGACTGTCTGAATTACGGAAACCCTCTAAATCCTGAAATTATGTGGCAGTTTAAAATGGGATGCGAAGGGATAAAAGAAGCATGCCGTGAACTGAATACACCGGTTGTAAGCGGTAACGTATCACTTTATAACGAAAACGAAGGTGAGGGCGTATATCCAACTCCTGAGATCGCAATGGTCGGTGCAAGTGACGATTACAGAACGACTGATCTTAAAAATGAAGGCAACAGCATTTATATTTTAGGCGAAACGAAACCTGAATTTGGCGGAAGTCTTTACCTTAAAGTTTTCGGTGGAATTGTAGCGGGAGAGCATCCTGAAGTTGATTTTGAAAAAGAACTTAAACTTTGGGACGTACTGCAAAGTAATCTTATCGAAAGCGCAAAAGACATCTCAACGGGCGGTGCGGCGATAGCCGCTTATAAATGGGCGTGTGTGAGTGATAAAGGGCTTGATCTTAATATTAATGTAAGTTCACCTAAAGATATATTTGCCGAAAGCTTAAGCAGAGCTTTTGTGGAAGTTAAACCTGAAAATGAAGCTGAGTTTGAAAAACTCTGCAATGAAAAAGGTATCTATTTTGAAAAAGTAGGAACCGTAGGTGGAAATAAAATAAAAATCAACGAAGTTGAAGTTCCACTTGATAAAGCAAAAGACATCTATTTTAATACATTCCCGAAAATTCTTAAAAACGAAATCATCTGA
- a CDS encoding LysR substrate-binding domain-containing protein, with translation MTLKELEIFLELSENQNVIKTAQKLSVTQSAVSQSIKSLENKLGETLFDRIGKKLILNERGRKFREMTLNPYNELISAKHSFLKEKIAGTLSISASKTIGTYLLPQIIFNYLSSNNNVKIKKEIHNSSIIINNIMEGKIDLGFIETECENNNIIKEKIKEDELIIVSKTPQKEVFIDELKHKKWILRETGSGTREMFLKQIKNIIDIEIFMEFNEFEEAKTILLNNPETLTCVSKEVVKKELKEKKLFEIKIKNITFKRNFYLVYHKNKIKTELFDDFVKYIKKETNPKIR, from the coding sequence ATGACTCTAAAAGAACTTGAAATATTTTTAGAACTGTCTGAAAATCAAAATGTAATAAAAACTGCACAAAAACTTTCCGTAACACAATCAGCAGTATCACAATCAATCAAATCATTAGAAAATAAACTTGGAGAAACACTCTTTGACAGAATAGGAAAAAAACTAATATTAAATGAAAGAGGAAGAAAATTCAGAGAAATGACTTTAAATCCATACAATGAACTAATTTCAGCCAAACATAGTTTTTTAAAAGAAAAAATAGCAGGCACTCTCTCTATTTCAGCAAGTAAAACAATCGGTACTTATTTATTACCTCAAATAATATTTAATTATTTATCATCGAATAATAATGTAAAAATTAAAAAAGAAATACACAATTCATCAATAATTATAAATAATATTATGGAAGGAAAAATAGATTTGGGATTTATAGAAACAGAATGTGAAAACAATAATATTATAAAAGAAAAAATTAAAGAAGACGAATTAATTATTGTTTCTAAAACTCCTCAAAAAGAAGTATTTATAGACGAATTGAAACATAAAAAATGGATTTTAAGAGAAACAGGGTCAGGAACAAGAGAAATGTTTTTAAAACAGATTAAAAACATTATTGATATAGAAATATTTATGGAATTTAATGAATTTGAAGAGGCTAAAACAATACTTTTAAACAACCCTGAAACACTTACATGCGTTTCTAAAGAAGTTGTAAAAAAAGAATTAAAAGAAAAAAAGCTTTTTGAAATAAAAATTAAAAATATAACATTTAAAAGAAACTTTTACCTTGTATATCATAAAAATAAAATTAAAACAGAATTATTTGACGATTTCGTAAAGTATATAAAAAAAGAAACAAACCCGAAAATCAGATGA
- the ppsA gene encoding phosphoenolpyruvate synthase, which produces MNYIKFFKELSIKDVDEVGGKNASLGEMYNKLTPLGINVPNGFGVTASAYRYYLKHNGLDEKFAEIFKNFDPQNIDELKKVGKTCRDMIINAEIPKDLKDEILKGYEELKKEYGNDVSLAVRSSATAEDSPTASFAGQNETYLNIKGEENLLYAYKMCLASNFTDRSISYKYTHNFDPLKVYLAVVVMKMVRSDKGSSGVMFSIDTETGFKDVVFINAAWGLGENVVQGTIDPDSFFVHKPTYKKGHKAVLKRKLGNKEKMMIFSEKKETTNLAEQFTKNIRTPIEKKKQFAISDEDVLMLAGWAIKIEEHYTEVNGRYTPMDMEWAKDGVDGKLYMVQARPETVHSQEKVNEFEIYKLKEKSNVILTGNAVGEKIGAGKVKILKSMAEADKFEKGDVLVATTTSPDWEPVMKIASAIITETGGRTCHAAIVSRELGKPAIVGAKNATKILKNEQEVTVSCAEGEVGKVYEGILDFEIEKVDISKLPRPKTKIMMNLGNPELSFSLAKLPVDGIGLARMEFIINTYIKAHPMAIKHPDILSETERALIDELAFPYDGDPIDFFVKTLSEGVATLAAGVYPKKCIVRMSDFKSNEYANLLGGRHFEPIEENPMIGFRGAARYTHPSYKEGFELECIAMKRAIYEMGFENIVIMIPFCRRVEEAKRVKELLIKYGLGDVETYMMCEIPNNVILIDEFLDVFDGISIGTNDLTQLTLGVDRDSQIVAFDYEERDEGVKKMVQMAVEGAKRNKKYSGLCGQAPSDYPEFAEFLVSIGIESMSLNPDSVLKIIKDIAEMENK; this is translated from the coding sequence ATGAACTACATAAAATTCTTCAAAGAACTCTCAATCAAAGATGTTGACGAAGTCGGTGGTAAAAATGCCAGCCTCGGTGAAATGTACAATAAACTCACTCCCCTTGGTATAAATGTACCAAACGGATTCGGTGTAACGGCAAGCGCATATAGATATTATTTAAAGCATAATGGTCTTGATGAAAAATTTGCAGAAATTTTTAAAAATTTCGATCCTCAAAACATAGACGAATTAAAAAAAGTTGGAAAAACATGCCGTGATATGATAATAAACGCCGAAATACCAAAAGATTTAAAAGACGAAATTTTAAAAGGCTATGAAGAGCTTAAAAAAGAGTATGGAAACGATGTAAGTTTGGCTGTCAGAAGTTCTGCAACTGCGGAAGACTCTCCGACTGCTTCATTTGCCGGACAGAACGAAACATACTTAAACATAAAAGGCGAAGAAAACCTTTTATATGCATATAAAATGTGTCTTGCAAGTAATTTTACCGACAGAAGCATAAGCTACAAATATACCCACAATTTCGATCCTTTGAAAGTTTACTTAGCCGTAGTTGTAATGAAAATGGTAAGAAGTGACAAAGGCAGCAGCGGTGTAATGTTTAGTATCGATACCGAAACAGGATTTAAAGACGTGGTGTTTATAAATGCCGCATGGGGTCTTGGAGAAAACGTGGTTCAAGGAACGATTGACCCGGACAGTTTCTTTGTTCATAAACCTACGTACAAAAAAGGCCACAAAGCCGTACTAAAACGCAAACTCGGAAACAAAGAAAAAATGATGATCTTTTCCGAGAAAAAAGAAACAACAAACCTTGCCGAGCAGTTTACCAAAAACATAAGAACACCGATTGAAAAGAAAAAACAGTTTGCAATAAGCGATGAAGATGTTTTAATGCTTGCAGGATGGGCTATAAAAATAGAAGAACACTACACGGAAGTAAACGGGCGCTATACTCCGATGGATATGGAATGGGCAAAAGACGGTGTCGACGGTAAACTGTATATGGTTCAGGCAAGACCTGAGACGGTACATTCCCAAGAAAAAGTTAACGAATTTGAAATTTACAAACTAAAAGAAAAATCAAACGTAATCCTAACCGGTAACGCAGTCGGGGAAAAAATAGGCGCAGGAAAAGTAAAAATTTTAAAAAGCATGGCTGAAGCGGATAAATTCGAAAAAGGAGATGTTTTAGTAGCAACCACTACAAGCCCCGACTGGGAACCTGTAATGAAAATAGCAAGCGCTATCATTACGGAAACCGGAGGCAGAACATGCCATGCGGCGATTGTAAGCCGTGAACTCGGAAAACCGGCAATTGTAGGAGCAAAAAACGCCACTAAAATACTCAAAAACGAACAGGAAGTTACTGTAAGCTGTGCAGAGGGGGAAGTCGGAAAAGTTTATGAGGGAATACTTGATTTTGAAATAGAAAAAGTGGATATTTCTAAACTGCCCCGCCCTAAAACAAAAATAATGATGAACCTCGGAAATCCGGAACTCTCATTCAGCCTGGCAAAACTGCCGGTTGACGGTATAGGTCTTGCAAGAATGGAATTTATTATAAACACATACATCAAAGCACACCCGATGGCTATTAAACACCCCGATATTTTAAGTGAAACGGAAAGGGCTCTAATCGACGAACTCGCATTCCCGTATGACGGTGATCCGATAGACTTTTTCGTAAAGACACTAAGCGAAGGTGTCGCTACACTTGCGGCAGGCGTTTATCCTAAAAAATGTATTGTTAGAATGAGTGATTTTAAATCAAACGAATACGCAAACCTTTTAGGAGGAAGACATTTCGAGCCGATTGAAGAAAACCCGATGATCGGATTCAGGGGAGCCGCAAGATATACGCATCCGAGTTACAAAGAAGGGTTTGAGCTTGAATGCATCGCAATGAAAAGAGCCATTTATGAAATGGGATTTGAAAACATTGTGATTATGATTCCGTTTTGCAGACGTGTGGAAGAAGCGAAAAGAGTCAAAGAGTTGCTAATCAAATACGGACTCGGTGATGTTGAAACATATATGATGTGTGAAATTCCAAACAACGTAATTTTAATAGACGAATTTTTAGACGTGTTTGACGGTATCAGTATCGGAACAAACGATTTAACTCAGCTTACATTAGGAGTCGACAGGGACTCCCAGATAGTTGCATTTGATTATGAAGAAAGAGACGAAGGCGTTAAAAAAATGGTTCAAATGGCTGTGGAAGGCGCTAAAAGAAACAAAAAATATTCAGGCCTCTGCGGTCAGGCACCGAGTGATTATCCGGAATTTGCTGAATTTTTAGTTAGCATCGGAATTGAAAGTATGAGCTTAAATCCTGACAGCGTGTTGAAAATCATCAAAGATATTGCGGAAATGGAGAATAAGTAA
- a CDS encoding MgtC/SapB family protein, translating to MNPDLIHLIITTAFSFLIGLELKTYKEEKHKENSLIGSVRTYTLLGLLGFIFYKIDIWLYILGLFSFTLLFSLFYIQKLKQNKSSIIIFLVAEVVYALGPISIEYSIWMPSLIFVLVVFILNSKTHLQTFTKNINITEFETLGKFILLSAVILPLLPKNNLSFIDISPFKIWLAVVIISGISYLSYILQKYFFKNKGYLITGILGGLYSSTATTVVLAKKAKEISSPVLNSAIIIATAMMYIRILAIAYIFNIEIAKSMSLFYIGFAGIMIILSFIFYKNDQTSDYVSDQNPLELQTAFLFALLFVAMMVITKYITSHYGNTGLQILSFIIGFTDIDPYILSLLTGKYLISKSLLLKAIFIATGSNNILKAIYAIYFGRKNTILSSIILIIFGISTIFAGIYFF from the coding sequence ATGAACCCTGATTTAATTCATTTGATTATAACGACGGCATTTAGTTTTTTAATAGGACTTGAGCTTAAAACTTATAAAGAAGAAAAACATAAAGAAAATTCCCTAATAGGCTCAGTCAGGACATATACACTACTCGGTCTTCTCGGATTTATATTCTATAAAATCGATATTTGGCTTTATATATTAGGATTATTCAGCTTTACTCTTCTTTTTTCTCTTTTTTATATACAAAAATTAAAACAAAACAAATCAAGCATTATTATATTTTTAGTAGCTGAAGTTGTATATGCGTTGGGACCTATAAGCATTGAATATAGTATATGGATGCCATCACTTATTTTTGTTCTTGTGGTATTTATACTAAACTCAAAAACACATCTTCAAACTTTTACAAAAAACATTAACATTACAGAATTCGAAACATTAGGAAAATTTATACTTTTAAGTGCCGTTATTCTTCCGCTGCTTCCGAAAAACAACTTAAGTTTTATTGATATCTCACCGTTTAAAATATGGCTGGCGGTGGTAATAATATCCGGTATTTCGTATCTTAGTTATATTCTGCAAAAATATTTCTTTAAAAACAAAGGATATCTTATTACCGGAATTTTAGGAGGGCTATATTCTTCAACTGCAACAACAGTAGTACTCGCAAAAAAAGCGAAAGAAATAAGCTCTCCCGTTTTAAACAGTGCAATTATTATAGCTACGGCCATGATGTATATAAGAATTCTTGCAATAGCATATATCTTTAATATTGAGATTGCTAAATCAATGAGTCTTTTTTATATCGGATTTGCAGGAATCATGATAATTTTATCTTTTATTTTTTATAAAAACGATCAAACATCTGATTATGTAAGTGACCAAAATCCTCTTGAATTACAAACAGCATTTTTATTTGCCTTACTATTCGTTGCCATGATGGTTATTACGAAATATATTACATCACATTATGGAAATACTGGGCTTCAGATATTATCATTTATCATTGGTTTTACAGATATTGACCCTTATATACTTTCTCTTCTTACTGGAAAATATTTAATCAGCAAATCTTTACTTCTAAAAGCAATTTTCATAGCAACAGGCAGCAATAATATTTTAAAAGCAATATATGCTATTTATTTCGGAAGAAAAAATACTATCCTGTCATCAATAATTCTTATAATTTTTGGAATATCAACAATTTTCGCTGGAATTTACTTTTTTTAA
- a CDS encoding MBL fold metallo-hydrolase RNA specificity domain-containing protein, whose amino-acid sequence MEKQAYEQSFGAAKIVTGSAHILDTGKSKILIDCGMFQGLNEHLNYEPLGFDPKEIDALIITHGHLDHVGRIPLLYKQGFRGKVFAHPATFDIAKIVLMDSAKLQEEEYKTRYKKAQRRGEENKIKKPLYTKDDIKEIFKKINRVKIEYNKKIKITKDIKATFRDAGHILGSSFVEIDFKEFDIKKKVVFSGDLGNKNNGILPTPAKPTYADALFIESTYGDRNHKNIDESIREFKKVIIDTLLNGGNVLIPTFAIERAQQILCILKEMSEEKSLPKSAKVFLDSPMATKVTAVYKKWENLLTGKCNSCKSHPFEFKQLRLVKDVEESKAINNIERGAIIIAGSGMCNGGRILHHLKHRVWNPRNALLFVGYQAKGTLGREIVDGAKFIKIFHEEIIVKAKVHTINGFSAHADQKELLEWMNEFEKLDRIFLIHGEEDKQTIFKAVINSYLNKRAHIVEMGEKIYL is encoded by the coding sequence ATGGAAAAACAGGCATACGAACAAAGTTTTGGAGCCGCCAAAATAGTAACCGGCTCCGCCCACATTCTCGATACCGGAAAAAGCAAAATCTTAATTGACTGCGGTATGTTTCAGGGACTTAACGAACATTTAAATTACGAACCTCTTGGATTTGACCCAAAAGAAATCGACGCACTTATTATAACACACGGTCACTTAGACCACGTAGGAAGAATTCCTCTTCTTTACAAACAGGGCTTCAGGGGTAAAGTTTTTGCACATCCGGCTACTTTTGATATTGCAAAAATAGTTCTTATGGACAGTGCGAAACTTCAGGAGGAAGAGTACAAAACAAGATACAAAAAAGCCCAAAGAAGAGGAGAAGAAAATAAAATCAAAAAACCGCTATATACAAAAGACGATATCAAAGAAATTTTCAAAAAAATTAACAGAGTTAAAATAGAATATAATAAAAAAATTAAAATTACAAAAGATATAAAAGCTACATTCAGGGATGCGGGTCATATTTTGGGAAGCAGTTTTGTTGAAATTGATTTTAAAGAGTTTGATATTAAAAAAAAAGTGGTTTTCAGCGGAGATCTCGGAAATAAAAACAACGGTATACTCCCTACCCCAGCAAAACCTACATACGCGGACGCTTTATTCATAGAATCAACATACGGAGACAGAAACCATAAAAATATTGATGAAAGTATTAGAGAATTCAAAAAAGTCATCATTGACACTCTGCTTAACGGCGGAAATGTATTAATACCTACTTTTGCCATAGAAAGAGCCCAGCAGATTTTATGCATACTCAAAGAAATGAGCGAAGAAAAATCACTACCAAAGTCCGCTAAAGTTTTTCTTGACTCACCAATGGCCACAAAAGTAACAGCCGTATATAAAAAATGGGAAAACTTATTAACAGGTAAATGCAACTCATGCAAATCACATCCGTTTGAATTTAAACAATTAAGACTTGTAAAAGATGTAGAAGAAAGTAAAGCTATTAACAATATTGAAAGAGGTGCTATAATAATAGCCGGAAGCGGAATGTGTAATGGCGGCAGAATTTTGCATCATTTAAAACACAGAGTCTGGAATCCAAGGAATGCTCTTTTATTTGTAGGATACCAGGCCAAAGGAACACTGGGACGTGAAATTGTTGACGGTGCAAAATTTATTAAAATATTCCATGAAGAAATAATCGTAAAAGCGAAAGTTCATACAATTAACGGTTTTTCGGCACATGCAGATCAAAAAGAACTGCTTGAATGGATGAATGAATTTGAAAAACTTGACAGAATATTTTTAATTCATGGTGAAGAAGACAAACAGACAATTTTTAAGGCTGTTATTAATTCTTATCTTAATAAAAGAGCTCATATTGTTGAAATGGGAGAAAAGATATATCTCTAA
- the dnaJ gene encoding molecular chaperone DnaJ yields MDYYEILGVERTATKVEIKKAYRKLAMKYHPDKNPGDKEAEEMFKKINEAYQVLSDDEKRAIYDKYGKEGLEGQGFKTDFDFGDIFDMFNDIFGGGFGGGRAEVQMPYDIDKAIEVTLEFEEAVYGVSKEIEINYFKLCPKCKGSGAEEKETCPSCHGRGTIIMGNGFMRISQTCPQCSGRGFIAKKVCNECRGKGYIVESETVKVDIPAGIDTGMRMRVKGRGNQDISGYRGDLYLIFNVKESKIFKRKGNNLIVEVPIFFTSAILGDTVKIPTLSGEKEIEIKPHTKDNTKIVFRGEGIADPNTGYRGDLIAILKIVYPKKLTDEQRELLEKLHKSFGGEIKEHKSILEEAIDKVKSWFKGS; encoded by the coding sequence TTGGATTATTATGAAATATTAGGTGTTGAAAGAACTGCTACAAAAGTAGAAATCAAAAAAGCCTATCGCAAACTCGCAATGAAATACCACCCTGACAAAAACCCGGGTGACAAAGAAGCCGAAGAGATGTTTAAAAAAATAAACGAGGCTTACCAGGTTTTAAGCGATGACGAAAAAAGAGCAATTTACGACAAATACGGTAAAGAAGGTCTTGAAGGACAGGGATTCAAAACAGATTTCGATTTCGGTGACATCTTCGATATGTTTAACGATATATTCGGAGGCGGTTTCGGAGGAGGTAGAGCCGAAGTTCAGATGCCTTACGATATAGATAAAGCTATAGAAGTTACGCTTGAATTTGAAGAGGCCGTATACGGTGTGAGTAAAGAGATTGAAATAAACTATTTTAAACTCTGTCCGAAATGCAAAGGCAGCGGAGCGGAAGAAAAAGAAACATGCCCGAGCTGTCACGGAAGAGGCACAATAATCATGGGCAACGGATTTATGAGAATTTCCCAAACCTGTCCTCAGTGCAGCGGCAGAGGATTTATAGCCAAAAAAGTATGTAACGAATGTAGAGGCAAAGGTTATATAGTTGAGAGTGAAACCGTAAAAGTCGACATCCCTGCCGGAATAGACACCGGAATGAGAATGAGGGTAAAAGGCAGAGGTAACCAGGATATCAGCGGGTACAGGGGTGATTTATATCTAATATTCAATGTAAAAGAATCAAAAATTTTCAAAAGAAAAGGAAACAATTTAATCGTAGAAGTTCCTATCTTCTTTACAAGTGCAATTTTGGGTGATACGGTGAAAATACCGACACTCAGCGGGGAAAAAGAGATTGAAATTAAACCTCATACAAAAGACAACACCAAAATAGTTTTCAGAGGTGAAGGAATCGCCGATCCGAACACCGGATACAGAGGTGACTTAATCGCAATCCTTAAAATCGTCTACCCTAAAAAACTCACAGATGAGCAAAGAGAACTTCTTGAAAAACTGCATAAAAGTTTCGGAGGCGAGATTAAAGAACATAAAAGCATATTAGAAGAAGCAATTGATAAAGTAAAAAGCTGGTTTAAGGGTTCTTAA